A window of the Microplitis mediator isolate UGA2020A chromosome 5, iyMicMedi2.1, whole genome shotgun sequence genome harbors these coding sequences:
- the LOC130668176 gene encoding protein transport protein Sec31A isoform X1: protein MKVKELLKTVNVAWSPKDQYPILLAAGTAAQQLDASFNTSASLDLYSLNLEQPGYEMESKISVQSEHRFHKIIWGAQGSNPAGMIVGGCDYGSIKIYSASKMLSRESDSLVSNPDRHTGPVRALDFNPFQTNLLASGASESEIYIWDIVNTQTPMTPGTRSQPAEDVQYIQWNKQVQHILASAFSQRCVIWDLRKNEPIIKLSDANSKIRWKVLQWHPEVATQLCLASEDDQAPIIQLWDLRFATSPLKTLAHHQRGVLSIAWNLHDSDLLLSCAKDNTIVCWNPNADAPNDQFLCELTQTNQWNFDVSWCPRSPGLIVGSSFDGHATVYSLLGGQSQASTETANKIVDSFPGMDPFTQAPPAVQREAAPALKKAPKWLKRPVGASFGFGGKLSIYEKEVDANNALTRPRVFVSQVITNPDMVQRSQELEMALKSEQFWDYCRGKADSTTDEHFKRVWNYVAAYFSEDITRTFLDLLGYNVLKVNEKLKKFLPEEDINTVTDGVAKLETNSLQNGIGFDGSAAFDAIAQQEQKRLTLSPKPKQSAVKINTSDDEDGLITQAILVGNIEAAVSLCFASKRYADAIILSMAGGPDLLARTQYRYFEEHTGSLNSLINSVVSENWVEIVNTGDITCWKETLVGIFTHCNGEECSALCDALGDRLAKADDPVLKKHAQICYVCSGNLNKMISVAETDIQETVELVMVMKRALELQGVKSVEIDGNIAGVLSQYAETLASEGDLEAALNYVGNGQDPRIVMLRDRLYKALSYLQPAQPTQTQRPAPGHLGHQQQQQQHQQLNQIPQKPAQNYYNPVSKPNYQPTQSWNTNPLQNSYVMGQQVPSMQPASQPSVNLTYGQPQILQPQTPQPPQVSQPPSSGSQAGSRPSSVGPQSRPKYMIDPSVKSAPYAGYQQPYSPQVPAPAFNQNSYQSYGNYSSNPYGQEQTEQFKPNIMTPALPANPPSIYDPRVQQQAPQGPPQSQFNNEPAYQPGAQTAGWNDPPIAKSTRAQPVLALYCKKEISAEHAGTRRWRANKQSKSTQAPVEVPQQSPIVHPLFGAAPQPEFNNPMQSEYHQGPPMSNYNYNQGYGQNVMNEGQYKQFEPMKPAQAPEVAREVVPEKPKPPIPEEHVHLKTILDELKIQCYETAKNPAMKRKIEDVSKKLEVLYDCLRENTISQSTLQGLHQISQMIQAGNYTNGLAIHTQLVSGPDFSQIASFMPGIKVLLQSALQLGVYIT from the exons ATGAAGGTGAAGGAATTATTGAAGACTGTCAATGTGGCCTGGTCGCCAAAAGACCAATACCCTATTTTATTAGCAGCAGGAACAGCTGCCCAACAATTGGATGCCAGTTTTAATACATCAGCCAGCTTAGATTTATATTCGCTTAATTTAGAGCAGCCTGGATATGAAATGGAGTCAAAAATAAGTGTACAGAGTGAGCACAG gtttcACAAAATAATTTGGGGAGCGCAAGGCTCCAACCCGGCAGGGATGATTGTCGGTGGTTGTGACTATggttcaattaaaatttactctgCGTCAAAAATGTTGTCCCGGGAGTCTGACAGTTTGGTGAGCAACCCGGACCGTCATACGGGACCAGTCCGCGCCCTGGATTTCAATCCATTTCAGACGAATCTTCTGGCTTCCGGAGCCAGCGAGAGCGAGATATACATTTGGGATATAGTAAATACCCAGACGCCGATGACACCTGGGACGAGGAGTCAGCCAGCAGAAGATGTCCAGTATATTCAGTGGAACAAGCAGGTCCAGCACATCCTTGCCTCGGCGTTTTCTCAACGTTGCGTGATATGGGATCTGCGTAAGAACGAGCcgataataaaattgtctgaCGCGAACTCGAAAATCAGATGGAAAGTCTTGCAGTGGCATCCGGAAGTTGCTACGCAGTTGTGCCTCGCTTCGGAAGACGACCAGGCGCCGATAATCCAGCTGTGGGATTTGAGGTTCGCGACCTCTCCGCTCAAGACCCTGGCCCATCATCAGCGAGGAGTTTTGTCGATAGCTTGGAATCTTCATGACTCGGATCTGCTGCTGAGTTGCGCTAAAGACAACACGATCGTCTGCTGGAATCCCAACGCCGATGCGCCGAACGATCAATTTTTGTGCGAACTTACGCAAACTAATCAGTGGAACTTTGACGTCTCTTGGTGTCCTAGGAGTCCTGGTCTTATTGTGGGCAGTAGTTTTGACGGCCATGCTACTGTCTACTCTCTGCTAGGTGGACAGTCTCAGGCATCAACAGAAACAGCCAATAAAATTGTCGATTCTTTTCCTGGAATGGATCCATTCACTCAGGCGCCACCGGCAGTTCAACGGGAGGCAGCTCCAGCGCTGAAGAAAGCTCCCAAGTGGCTGAAGAGACCCGTGGGCGCTTCCTTTGGGTTCGGAGGCAAGCTCAGTATCTACGAGAAAGAAGTTGATGCCAACAATGCACTGACGCGACCCCGCGTTTTTGTCAGTCAGGTCATCACCAACCCGGACATGGTCCAGCGCTCGCAGGAGCTAGAAATGGCGCTCAAGAGCGAACAGTTCTGGGATTACTGTCGCGGAAAAGCTGACAGCACCACCGACGAACACTTCAAACGCGTGTGGAATTACGTCGCCGCTTACTTCAGCGAGGACATCACCAGAACCTTTTTGGACCTTCTTGGTTACAATGTACTGAAGGTCAATGAAAaactcaaaaagtttttaccTGAGGAGGACATAAATACCGTCACCGACGGAGTAGCGAAGCTGGAAACGAATTCTTTGCAAAATGGAATCGGGTTTGACGGCAGCGCAGCCTTCGACGCGATAGCGCAGCAGGAACAGAAGCGACTGACTCTTTCACCGAAGCCAAAGCAGTCTGctgttaaaattaataccTCTGACGACGAAGACGGATTAATAACGCAGGCTATTCTAGTGGGAAACATTGAAGCCGCGGTGTCGCTTTGCTTCGCCAGCAAGCGATACGCTGACGCTATTATTCTGTCTATGGCTGGAGGTCCCGATTTGCTGGCACGCACCCAGTACCGGTACTTTGAAGAACACACTGGCTCCCTTAATTCACTGATTAATTCTGTGGTCAGCGAGAACTGGGTGGAGATCGTAAACACGGGAGACATCACCTGCTGGAAGGAAACACTCGTGGGTATTTTCACTCACTGCAACGGCGAAGAGTGTTCGGCTCTGTGCGACGCACTGGGAGACCGATTGGCAAAGGCTGACGACCCGGTTCTAAAAAAACACGCCCAGATCTGCTACGTATGCTcgggtaatttaaataaaatgatttcggTCGCCGAGACTGACATCCAGGAGACTGTCGAGCTGGTGATGGTGATGAAGCGCGCGTTGGAACTCCAAGGAGTAAAAAGCGTTGAAATTGACGGCAACATTGCTGGAGTTCTGTCTCAGTATGCTGAGACCCTGGCCAGCGAAGGAGACCTCGAAGCGGCTTTGAATTACGTCGGCAATGGCCAGGACCCGCGAATTGTTATGCTGAGAGACAGATTGTACAAAGCTTTGTCTTACTTGCAACCCGCCCAGCCGACACAGACTCAGCGTCCAGCTCCAGGACATCTAGGACACcagcaacaacagcagcaacatcAACAACTGAACCAAATCCCACAGAAACCAGCGCAAAATTACTACAACCCTGTTTCCAAACCAAACTACCAGCCGACTCAGTCCTGGAATACGAACCCACTGCAAAATTCCTACGTCATGGGCCAGCAAGTCCCAAGCATGCAGCCTGCAAGCCAACCATCAGTAAATTTAACCTACGGACAGCCTCAAATTCTTCAGCCACAGACTCCACAGCCTCCACAAGTTTCTCAGCCCCCATCCAGTGGAAGTCAAGCAGGATCGCGGCCATCCAGCGTCGGCCCGCAGTCCAGACCCAAGTATATGATCGATCCTTCAGTCAAATCAGCTCCTTACGCCGGATATCAGCAGCCGTACTCGCCCCAGGTTCCAGCTCCGGCTTTCAATCAAAATTCTTACCAGTCCTACGGTAATTATTCTTCGAATCCCTACGGGCAGGAGCAGACCGAGCAGTTCAAGCCCAACATCATGACACCGGCTCTCCCTGCGAACCCTCCGTCTATTTACGACCCCAGAGTTCAGCAACAGGCACCTCAGGGTCCACCACAGAGTCAGTTTAATAACGAACCCGCTTATCAGCCGGGCGCCCAAACCGCCGGCTGGAACGATCCTCCCATAGCTAAATCTACTCGCGCtcag cCAGTTTTGGCTCTGTACTGCAAAAAAGAAATATCAGCGGAACATGCGGGTACCAGAAGATGGCGAGCAAATAAGCAATCAAAGAGTACTCAG GCTCCTGTTGAAGTGCCGCAGCAGAGTCCGATTGTCCATCCGTTGTTTGGAGCCGCACCGCAGCCAGAATTTAATAAT CCGATGCAGTCGGAGTACCATCAAGGCCCGCCAatgagtaattataattacaatcaaGGATACGGTCAGAATGTGATGAACGAAGGCCAGTATAAACAATTTGAACCCATGAAACCTGCGCAGGCGCCTGAAGTCGCCAGGGAAGTCGTGCCTGAGAAACCTAAACCGCCTATACCTGAAGAGCATGTCCACCTGAAGACCATTcttgatgaattaaaaatacagtGCTACGAAACTGCTAAAAACCCG gcCATGAAGAGAAAGATTGAAgacgtatcgaaaaaattggaAGTTCTTTACGATTGTCTTCGCGAAAATACT atttccCAAAGTACTTTGCAAGGATTACATCAAATTTCTCAGATGATTCAAGCCGGCAATTACACAAATGGGTTAGCAATACATACGCAATTAGTATCAGGACCAGATTTTAGTCAAATTGCCTCATTTATGCCGggaattaaagttttattacaAAGCGCACTTCAATTAGGAGTTTACATtacgtaa
- the LOC130668176 gene encoding protein transport protein Sec31A isoform X2, with the protein MKVKELLKTVNVAWSPKDQYPILLAAGTAAQQLDASFNTSASLDLYSLNLEQPGYEMESKISVQSEHRFHKIIWGAQGSNPAGMIVGGCDYGSIKIYSASKMLSRESDSLVSNPDRHTGPVRALDFNPFQTNLLASGASESEIYIWDIVNTQTPMTPGTRSQPAEDVQYIQWNKQVQHILASAFSQRCVIWDLRKNEPIIKLSDANSKIRWKVLQWHPEVATQLCLASEDDQAPIIQLWDLRFATSPLKTLAHHQRGVLSIAWNLHDSDLLLSCAKDNTIVCWNPNADAPNDQFLCELTQTNQWNFDVSWCPRSPGLIVGSSFDGHATVYSLLGGQSQASTETANKIVDSFPGMDPFTQAPPAVQREAAPALKKAPKWLKRPVGASFGFGGKLSIYEKEVDANNALTRPRVFVSQVITNPDMVQRSQELEMALKSEQFWDYCRGKADSTTDEHFKRVWNYVAAYFSEDITRTFLDLLGYNVLKVNEKLKKFLPEEDINTVTDGVAKLETNSLQNGIGFDGSAAFDAIAQQEQKRLTLSPKPKQSAVKINTSDDEDGLITQAILVGNIEAAVSLCFASKRYADAIILSMAGGPDLLARTQYRYFEEHTGSLNSLINSVVSENWVEIVNTGDITCWKETLVGIFTHCNGEECSALCDALGDRLAKADDPVLKKHAQICYVCSGNLNKMISVAETDIQETVELVMVMKRALELQGVKSVEIDGNIAGVLSQYAETLASEGDLEAALNYVGNGQDPRIVMLRDRLYKALSYLQPAQPTQTQRPAPGHLGHQQQQQQHQQLNQIPQKPAQNYYNPVSKPNYQPTQSWNTNPLQNSYVMGQQVPSMQPASQPSVNLTYGQPQILQPQTPQPPQVSQPPSSGSQAGSRPSSVGPQSRPKYMIDPSVKSAPYAGYQQPYSPQVPAPAFNQNSYQSYGNYSSNPYGQEQTEQFKPNIMTPALPANPPSIYDPRVQQQAPQGPPQSQFNNEPAYQPGAQTAGWNDPPIAKSTRAQAPVEVPQQSPIVHPLFGAAPQPEFNNPMQSEYHQGPPMSNYNYNQGYGQNVMNEGQYKQFEPMKPAQAPEVAREVVPEKPKPPIPEEHVHLKTILDELKIQCYETAKNPAMKRKIEDVSKKLEVLYDCLRENTISQSTLQGLHQISQMIQAGNYTNGLAIHTQLVSGPDFSQIASFMPGIKVLLQSALQLGVYIT; encoded by the exons ATGAAGGTGAAGGAATTATTGAAGACTGTCAATGTGGCCTGGTCGCCAAAAGACCAATACCCTATTTTATTAGCAGCAGGAACAGCTGCCCAACAATTGGATGCCAGTTTTAATACATCAGCCAGCTTAGATTTATATTCGCTTAATTTAGAGCAGCCTGGATATGAAATGGAGTCAAAAATAAGTGTACAGAGTGAGCACAG gtttcACAAAATAATTTGGGGAGCGCAAGGCTCCAACCCGGCAGGGATGATTGTCGGTGGTTGTGACTATggttcaattaaaatttactctgCGTCAAAAATGTTGTCCCGGGAGTCTGACAGTTTGGTGAGCAACCCGGACCGTCATACGGGACCAGTCCGCGCCCTGGATTTCAATCCATTTCAGACGAATCTTCTGGCTTCCGGAGCCAGCGAGAGCGAGATATACATTTGGGATATAGTAAATACCCAGACGCCGATGACACCTGGGACGAGGAGTCAGCCAGCAGAAGATGTCCAGTATATTCAGTGGAACAAGCAGGTCCAGCACATCCTTGCCTCGGCGTTTTCTCAACGTTGCGTGATATGGGATCTGCGTAAGAACGAGCcgataataaaattgtctgaCGCGAACTCGAAAATCAGATGGAAAGTCTTGCAGTGGCATCCGGAAGTTGCTACGCAGTTGTGCCTCGCTTCGGAAGACGACCAGGCGCCGATAATCCAGCTGTGGGATTTGAGGTTCGCGACCTCTCCGCTCAAGACCCTGGCCCATCATCAGCGAGGAGTTTTGTCGATAGCTTGGAATCTTCATGACTCGGATCTGCTGCTGAGTTGCGCTAAAGACAACACGATCGTCTGCTGGAATCCCAACGCCGATGCGCCGAACGATCAATTTTTGTGCGAACTTACGCAAACTAATCAGTGGAACTTTGACGTCTCTTGGTGTCCTAGGAGTCCTGGTCTTATTGTGGGCAGTAGTTTTGACGGCCATGCTACTGTCTACTCTCTGCTAGGTGGACAGTCTCAGGCATCAACAGAAACAGCCAATAAAATTGTCGATTCTTTTCCTGGAATGGATCCATTCACTCAGGCGCCACCGGCAGTTCAACGGGAGGCAGCTCCAGCGCTGAAGAAAGCTCCCAAGTGGCTGAAGAGACCCGTGGGCGCTTCCTTTGGGTTCGGAGGCAAGCTCAGTATCTACGAGAAAGAAGTTGATGCCAACAATGCACTGACGCGACCCCGCGTTTTTGTCAGTCAGGTCATCACCAACCCGGACATGGTCCAGCGCTCGCAGGAGCTAGAAATGGCGCTCAAGAGCGAACAGTTCTGGGATTACTGTCGCGGAAAAGCTGACAGCACCACCGACGAACACTTCAAACGCGTGTGGAATTACGTCGCCGCTTACTTCAGCGAGGACATCACCAGAACCTTTTTGGACCTTCTTGGTTACAATGTACTGAAGGTCAATGAAAaactcaaaaagtttttaccTGAGGAGGACATAAATACCGTCACCGACGGAGTAGCGAAGCTGGAAACGAATTCTTTGCAAAATGGAATCGGGTTTGACGGCAGCGCAGCCTTCGACGCGATAGCGCAGCAGGAACAGAAGCGACTGACTCTTTCACCGAAGCCAAAGCAGTCTGctgttaaaattaataccTCTGACGACGAAGACGGATTAATAACGCAGGCTATTCTAGTGGGAAACATTGAAGCCGCGGTGTCGCTTTGCTTCGCCAGCAAGCGATACGCTGACGCTATTATTCTGTCTATGGCTGGAGGTCCCGATTTGCTGGCACGCACCCAGTACCGGTACTTTGAAGAACACACTGGCTCCCTTAATTCACTGATTAATTCTGTGGTCAGCGAGAACTGGGTGGAGATCGTAAACACGGGAGACATCACCTGCTGGAAGGAAACACTCGTGGGTATTTTCACTCACTGCAACGGCGAAGAGTGTTCGGCTCTGTGCGACGCACTGGGAGACCGATTGGCAAAGGCTGACGACCCGGTTCTAAAAAAACACGCCCAGATCTGCTACGTATGCTcgggtaatttaaataaaatgatttcggTCGCCGAGACTGACATCCAGGAGACTGTCGAGCTGGTGATGGTGATGAAGCGCGCGTTGGAACTCCAAGGAGTAAAAAGCGTTGAAATTGACGGCAACATTGCTGGAGTTCTGTCTCAGTATGCTGAGACCCTGGCCAGCGAAGGAGACCTCGAAGCGGCTTTGAATTACGTCGGCAATGGCCAGGACCCGCGAATTGTTATGCTGAGAGACAGATTGTACAAAGCTTTGTCTTACTTGCAACCCGCCCAGCCGACACAGACTCAGCGTCCAGCTCCAGGACATCTAGGACACcagcaacaacagcagcaacatcAACAACTGAACCAAATCCCACAGAAACCAGCGCAAAATTACTACAACCCTGTTTCCAAACCAAACTACCAGCCGACTCAGTCCTGGAATACGAACCCACTGCAAAATTCCTACGTCATGGGCCAGCAAGTCCCAAGCATGCAGCCTGCAAGCCAACCATCAGTAAATTTAACCTACGGACAGCCTCAAATTCTTCAGCCACAGACTCCACAGCCTCCACAAGTTTCTCAGCCCCCATCCAGTGGAAGTCAAGCAGGATCGCGGCCATCCAGCGTCGGCCCGCAGTCCAGACCCAAGTATATGATCGATCCTTCAGTCAAATCAGCTCCTTACGCCGGATATCAGCAGCCGTACTCGCCCCAGGTTCCAGCTCCGGCTTTCAATCAAAATTCTTACCAGTCCTACGGTAATTATTCTTCGAATCCCTACGGGCAGGAGCAGACCGAGCAGTTCAAGCCCAACATCATGACACCGGCTCTCCCTGCGAACCCTCCGTCTATTTACGACCCCAGAGTTCAGCAACAGGCACCTCAGGGTCCACCACAGAGTCAGTTTAATAACGAACCCGCTTATCAGCCGGGCGCCCAAACCGCCGGCTGGAACGATCCTCCCATAGCTAAATCTACTCGCGCtcag GCTCCTGTTGAAGTGCCGCAGCAGAGTCCGATTGTCCATCCGTTGTTTGGAGCCGCACCGCAGCCAGAATTTAATAAT CCGATGCAGTCGGAGTACCATCAAGGCCCGCCAatgagtaattataattacaatcaaGGATACGGTCAGAATGTGATGAACGAAGGCCAGTATAAACAATTTGAACCCATGAAACCTGCGCAGGCGCCTGAAGTCGCCAGGGAAGTCGTGCCTGAGAAACCTAAACCGCCTATACCTGAAGAGCATGTCCACCTGAAGACCATTcttgatgaattaaaaatacagtGCTACGAAACTGCTAAAAACCCG gcCATGAAGAGAAAGATTGAAgacgtatcgaaaaaattggaAGTTCTTTACGATTGTCTTCGCGAAAATACT atttccCAAAGTACTTTGCAAGGATTACATCAAATTTCTCAGATGATTCAAGCCGGCAATTACACAAATGGGTTAGCAATACATACGCAATTAGTATCAGGACCAGATTTTAGTCAAATTGCCTCATTTATGCCGggaattaaagttttattacaAAGCGCACTTCAATTAGGAGTTTACATtacgtaa